CCGTGCAGCAGCAAATTCATCTGCACCAACAGGAAAGGCAGGGATTTGGCTTCCCCGCCAAAAATGCTGCTTTCCTGTAAGGTCTTGTGCTTTTCCACCGTGTTGGCCTGATCGGCCATATGGGTGAAGGCTTCGGTCAGAAATCCGCCAGTACCACATGCTGGATCGAGAACCTTCTCGCCAATCTTCGGATCGGTAACTTGGACCATGAAACGGACGATCGGACGCGGAGTGTAGAATTCTCCGCTGTCACCCGCTGCATCACGCATTTCGCGCAGTAAGGTTTCATAGAGCCGTCCAAGTGTGTGGACCTCCTCGGAAGAATCAAAATGGATGCCGTGAACGAGGTTGATCACATCCCGTAGCAAGTAGCCGCTTTCCATGCGGTTCGTGAGCCCACGAAATACGGTTGCGACAACATCCTTCCTGTCGCGCTTGCCGTTATCTCCGCGCAGGCCCTTGAGATAGGCAAAGAGGCCCGGCCCCGTGGAACCGTCCGGAAGTTCGGCTTCTTCTGCCGTCAGAAAGTGAAGCAGATCTGGTCCCGTGATGCCCGCCTCGTCCGCAGCCCAATCCCGCCAGCGATAAGGCGCTTCAATTGCACCGCGAAAGCGCTTGCCAGACATCTCAGCCTTTTCCTCTTCGATCAATTCCATGTCGTCGAGAAATTTGAGGAACATGATCCAAGTGAGCATGGGAAGCCGATCAAGGTCCCCGTTTAGACCTTTGTCCTTGCGCATGATCTTGCGCGCAGACTTTATGATGCTGTCCAAGCGCTGAGCTGTGGTGAGAGGTGCTTTGGATTTAGTTCGACGTGTCACTTACAGTTTTCTTTCTAGGCGCCGTAGAGGCGCATCTGGAGTTCGTTGACGGCTTCACGCATTGCTTTGCCTCCGCCGAAACGGGCGGCGATCTCGATCACGTTGCCCCAATCGTTGAAGGGCGGAATTTCGAGTACATCGGGAAGGGTAAATTGAGCCGCGCCATGCTCGGCGTATTTTTCTATTAGGGCGTCGAGAACCTCGCGTGCCTCTGGGCCGTGCTTGGCAAAAAACTCTGTTTCGTTTCGTTTGAGACTGTCGGCTCGCTCGCGCCGAGTCCGCAAGGGTGCGTTGTAGGCGAGATGGCACAATAGATCGAAGGGATCCGCGTCTGGCTTTCCAACGGATTCGCCCAGAGTGCCGGGATCGATCCCTTTTTCTTCGAGCTGATCGATAATTTCCGCACGGCGGGTAGGGTCCAGCCAATCTTTACGAAGTTCGGAGGCATTCGGGTATAGCGTGCGAACCTTATCGCCTGTGTAGTCGGTTAGATGACGGCAGGCCAGCTTCTTGCCATCAGAGTCGAGTTCGTAAACCAGCTGCCTGATAATCTCGACTTTGCCGCCATCATAATAGAACTTTCTCGGGCCGTCCGACTCAATCTCCTCAGGCAAGCCGCCATCAACTGGGTCTTCGAACGCGGTGTCATCAACCTCATTGCTAAAGTCTGTTTCTGGGGAAACGTCGGCTTCTTCGATGACGTCACCCTCTTCGTTGATGACCTCTTCGCGCTCTCTGACCGGATCACCATCAAAAGCGGGATCAGCGAACTTCTCTGTCGCCGTTCCGGTGTAATCAATGATGTTGAACGCCAGTTTGCCATAGTCGGCTCGAAGCCGAGTGCCGCGTCCGATGATCTGCTTGAACTCTGGCATGGATCCAACGACGCGTGCCAGGACAACGTTCTTGCAGGTGGGGGCATCTACGCCGGTCGTAAGCAATTGCGATGTGGTTAGAATGACAGGTGTGCGTTTGTCGATGTCCTGAAAATTGGCACGGTGACCTGAGCCGATGTCCCCTTCGTCGGACGTTACCCGACATACATAGTCTGGATAGTCTTTCACCAGATCGGCGTTCAAACGGGCCAATGCATTTCGCATTTCCAGTGCGTGTTCCTGGTTCACGCAGAACACTATGGTTTTTGCAAACCGATCCGTTTCCTTCATGAAAGTGCTTAGGTGTCCCGCAAACGCTTCGGTTCGCGAGCGCACTGCGATGACCCTTTCGAAATCACGAGTTCCGTATTCCGAGTCCGGAATTTCTCGTCCGTAGCGATCTAACTCCCCTTTTGACGGTCGCCATCCAACAGCATCGAAGTCGGAGATAACCCGATGGACTCGATAAGGCGCGAGAAAGCCGTCTGCGATGCCTTGCGCCAAGCTGTATTCGTATATGGGGTCGCCGAAATAGCTGTAGGTATCGGCATTGTCTTCGCGCTTAGGCGTGGCCGTCATGCCGATTTGATGGGCTTGATCGAACCATTCAAGAATTTCGCGCCAGTTGCTGTCATCGCGAGCGCTGCCGCGATGGCACTCATCAACGATAATTAGGTCAAAGAAGTCCTTCGCATAATCTTTGTAAATGCCGTCGCGCGCTTCGTTGCCAGCGATCGCCTGATATATCGCGAAGTAAATGTCGCGCCCCTTGCTGATTTCCCCTCCGCTGATCTTGAAGCGGGCGTCGCCAAAAACGCTGAAATCCTTGTCCTTGGGATCGTCTACGAGGACATTGCGGTCCGCGAGGAAGAGAATCTTGGGTTTACGATTGGTCCCTTTCGCATTCCAACCCCCGTTCCAGAGCTTCCAAGAAATCTGGAACGCGACGGCTGTCTTTCCTGCGCCGGTGCACAAGGTTAGCAGAACGCGCTTGCGGTCTTGCAGGACTGCCTGGACCGCGCGGTTGACCGCAATCTCCTGATAATAGCGTAGCGGCTTCGATTTATCAGGATAGGTCGGAGAGAGGAGATGCGCCTTAATCTCAGGAGTGATTTCCTCAGTCTCCGAGAGACGGGCCCAAAGCTCCTCAGGCGAAGGATAGGAAGACACTTCACGCTCGATGCCGGTCGTGTAGTCAATCTCGATGATTTCACGCCCATTCGTGGAATAGGCAAACTTTAGGCCCAGTATCTCGGCATACTCGCGAGCTTGCTGAAGCCCATCGGCCGCATGCTTGTATTTCGATTTTGCCTCGACAACCGCGATAGGGAAATCGGTACGATAGCGAAGGATAAAGTCAGCGCGTTTTTGGCGTCCGCGCCGGGCCTTACCCCCGACAAAGACAATTCGGCCGTCAGTGAAGGTGCGTTGCTCATTGATGGCATGGGGCGCGTTATCCCACCCGGCTTCCACCAACTTGGGGACTACTTCTTTGCGGCACGTATCTGCTTCGGTGTCCATCTTTGCCCCCAAAAAAGCTCGCAAGAAGCTTTACACACTCGCCCCTTGTGAACCGATCGGTCGATCTAGCCCCGCAAAACGGGCAACCTTGATCTCCCCTTCGCGTTTCCGGGCTTGAGCAATATCGTAACTGTTCTGCATCCGCATAAGCGTGTCCATCGGGACGCCGAAAGCCTTTTCGATCCGCAGCGCCATTTCCGAAGAAAGCTGCGAATGCTCATTAAGCAAGGTCGAAAGCGTCGCGCGGGTAACGCCCAGAACCTGCGCCGCCGCAGTCACCGAAAGGCCAAGCGGCTCGATAATCTCCGACTTCACGAAGCCGCCCGGATGTGCGGGGTTCTTCATGCGGATGCCTGCAGTCGCGCTCATGGCCACCTCCTAAGGGTAGTCTTCATAATCAAGGTCGATGACGCTCCATGTCTTGGAAGAACGACACGATCCGCCGCACCTTGGAGACAACAGCGAGCTGCAAGCTGCTGGCATCGTCAATCCCAATGAAGCGCCGCAACCCTTAGTGGGTCACGTTGTTGATTCGCATGAAGGTTTCTATCCTCTAACTGTATGGCGTCAAGTGACGCCATACAGTTAGAGGTCACCGGGAGCCGCCTTTTGCGCGCCTGTCTTCGATCGGCGCAAGTAGCTCTTTCCTCATCGGACAAGACCATCAATTTCATCGCAGGGGGTGTCAGCGACCACCAATCAATGGAATGCCGAACATGCCAGATCCAGACCGTATCATCCGCCTCAAGACCGTTCTTCACCGCACAGGGCTGTCGCGGTCGACCGTATACCGCAAGATCGCCGAAGGGACGTTCCCGCCGCAGATACCGATCAGTGTCCATGGGGCGGGCTGGAGCGAAGCTGAGATCAACCGCTGGGTGGCAAACCCGCCGGGTTATCGCGTACCTGAAGCGCGAAGAGGGGCTAGTTCTGACTAGTTCGGAACAATCATGCTGTGCAGCTACAATCTTGCCGATTTGCTGATCTGCATGATTTCCGCGCCATCGCGCAGCATGTCGAGATGATCGCTCCACCATTGATGCATGGTCACGCGCTCCTCCCAGTAGCGCCCCCGGTTGTAGACTGCCCTAACGCTGTTGGCGTCGGCATGAGCGAGCGACCGTTCGATGGCGTCCGGCGACCACTTGCCGCTTTCGTTGAGGAAGGTCGACGCGGTGGTTCGCAACCCATGCGCCGTCACTTCACCAGTCGCATAGCCCATGCGGCGAAAGGCCTGATTGACGGTGTTCTCGCTCATTGGACGTCGCCAAGTATGGAAGGCCGGAAAGACAAACCCGTCGGGCCCCGTGAGAGCGAAGAGCTCTTCAAGATAGGTGAGCACCTGGCGTGACAACGGAACTTCATGCGCGCGGCGCATCTTCATGCGCTCGGCGGGAATTTTCCAGACCGCATTGTCGAAGTCGATCTCAGACCACTTTGCCATGCGGATCTCACCCGGTCGCGCCATGACGTGCGCCGACATCTGCATAGCAAGTCGCGTGACTGCATTGCCCGCATATGCGTCCATTGCGCGCAGCAACTCACCCATTTGCTTGGGATCAAGAATTGCCGCGTGATGCGTGACCTTTGGCACGACCAGCGCGCCGCGCAGAATTGAACTGGGATCCGTCTCGCCGCGTCCGGTAGCGACGGCATAGCGGAAGACACGGCCCGCAAAGGATCGGCAACGCCGCGCGGTTTCATACTTCCCCCGCGCCTCAATCCGCTTGAGCGCAGCCAGCAAGTCCACAGGCTTGATGTCCGCGACTGGGAAGGTCCAGATCGGCTTGAGCTGCTCGAGGAGCCAGTTGGCTTTCTGCGTGGTCGCCTCCGACTGTCCTTCAGCGACCCGCTTGTCGATATACTCCCTGGCGATCTCAACAAAAGTATTTGCCGCGTTGAACGCCGCGACAAGCTTTTCACGCTTGCGCTCAGCCAGTGGGTCCTTGCCCGCATCCAGCTTGGACCGCGCATCGTCCCGCCTCTTGCGAGCTTCGGCGAGACCGACGTCCGGATAGCGACCAAGCGCAAGCCGCTTCTGCTTCCCCATATAACGGTATTTGTACCGCCATAGCTTCGATCCGCTGACTTGGACCTCCAGGTAAAGGCCGCGCTCATCCGTATGCTGGGATATCTTCCCAGTCGGACGGATGTTCCGAATTTGCATGTCTGTGAGCGCCACGATCGAATCTCCTCAACGTTTCCGGAGAAGGTCGACGAGGGTGCAATAGGGTCATGGGGCCATGAGAGCTTCGAGCGGGGCCATATCGCCCTTTTTCTGGCACGCCATGGCCCCGGATTGCCTGAAATCGCCTGACACATTCCGGGATAGGTGAGGCTCGAAAATG
This genomic window from Qipengyuania sp. HL-TH1 contains:
- a CDS encoding helix-turn-helix transcriptional regulator, whose translation is MPDPDRIIRLKTVLHRTGLSRSTVYRKIAEGTFPPQIPISVHGAGWSEAEINRWVANPPGYRVPEARRGASSD
- the hsdR gene encoding EcoAI/FtnUII family type I restriction enzme subunit R; this encodes MDTEADTCRKEVVPKLVEAGWDNAPHAINEQRTFTDGRIVFVGGKARRGRQKRADFILRYRTDFPIAVVEAKSKYKHAADGLQQAREYAEILGLKFAYSTNGREIIEIDYTTGIEREVSSYPSPEELWARLSETEEITPEIKAHLLSPTYPDKSKPLRYYQEIAVNRAVQAVLQDRKRVLLTLCTGAGKTAVAFQISWKLWNGGWNAKGTNRKPKILFLADRNVLVDDPKDKDFSVFGDARFKISGGEISKGRDIYFAIYQAIAGNEARDGIYKDYAKDFFDLIIVDECHRGSARDDSNWREILEWFDQAHQIGMTATPKREDNADTYSYFGDPIYEYSLAQGIADGFLAPYRVHRVISDFDAVGWRPSKGELDRYGREIPDSEYGTRDFERVIAVRSRTEAFAGHLSTFMKETDRFAKTIVFCVNQEHALEMRNALARLNADLVKDYPDYVCRVTSDEGDIGSGHRANFQDIDKRTPVILTTSQLLTTGVDAPTCKNVVLARVVGSMPEFKQIIGRGTRLRADYGKLAFNIIDYTGTATEKFADPAFDGDPVREREEVINEEGDVIEEADVSPETDFSNEVDDTAFEDPVDGGLPEEIESDGPRKFYYDGGKVEIIRQLVYELDSDGKKLACRHLTDYTGDKVRTLYPNASELRKDWLDPTRRAEIIDQLEEKGIDPGTLGESVGKPDADPFDLLCHLAYNAPLRTRRERADSLKRNETEFFAKHGPEAREVLDALIEKYAEHGAAQFTLPDVLEIPPFNDWGNVIEIAARFGGGKAMREAVNELQMRLYGA
- a CDS encoding N-6 DNA methylase, producing MDSIIKSARKIMRKDKGLNGDLDRLPMLTWIMFLKFLDDMELIEEEKAEMSGKRFRGAIEAPYRWRDWAADEAGITGPDLLHFLTAEEAELPDGSTGPGLFAYLKGLRGDNGKRDRKDVVATVFRGLTNRMESGYLLRDVINLVHGIHFDSSEEVHTLGRLYETLLREMRDAAGDSGEFYTPRPIVRFMVQVTDPKIGEKVLDPACGTGGFLTEAFTHMADQANTVEKHKTLQESSIFGGEAKSLPFLLVQMNLLLHGLEAPQIDPGNSLSTRLAEIGEADRFEVILSNPPFGGEEETGILNNFPEDRRTTETALLFLQMIMRRLKRRGKGRAAVVVPHGVLFGTGIAARIKADLIREFNLHTVLRLPEGVFAPYTDIPTNVIFFDTAKATGDIWYYEQPKPEGRKKYSKTAPLTSPELQPCLDWWSDRTPNEQAWKIKGTDLIETDEAGRVVACNLDQKNPNAGGVIDHRTPLEIVDSISAKEERILGIVSDIKRTLAELA
- a CDS encoding HigA family addiction module antitoxin; translated protein: MKNPAHPGGFVKSEIIEPLGLSVTAAAQVLGVTRATLSTLLNEHSQLSSEMALRIEKAFGVPMDTLMRMQNSYDIAQARKREGEIKVARFAGLDRPIGSQGASV
- a CDS encoding tyrosine-type recombinase/integrase; translation: MALTDMQIRNIRPTGKISQHTDERGLYLEVQVSGSKLWRYKYRYMGKQKRLALGRYPDVGLAEARKRRDDARSKLDAGKDPLAERKREKLVAAFNAANTFVEIAREYIDKRVAEGQSEATTQKANWLLEQLKPIWTFPVADIKPVDLLAALKRIEARGKYETARRCRSFAGRVFRYAVATGRGETDPSSILRGALVVPKVTHHAAILDPKQMGELLRAMDAYAGNAVTRLAMQMSAHVMARPGEIRMAKWSEIDFDNAVWKIPAERMKMRRAHEVPLSRQVLTYLEELFALTGPDGFVFPAFHTWRRPMSENTVNQAFRRMGYATGEVTAHGLRTTASTFLNESGKWSPDAIERSLAHADANSVRAVYNRGRYWEERVTMHQWWSDHLDMLRDGAEIMQISKSARL